The genomic interval CTTTCACTGAACCCTGTATTTGATTGGTGTGAAAATCTGCGCCTTTAATTTGTGCGTTCTGAAAAGAGACATCCCATTGAGAAACGATGCTGCCATTGACTGAATCGGAAACATCTAAGTTGATTGATCCTTGGCTAATTCTACTATTATTGAAATCCACTGAAAAATTACCAGAAAGTGATGTGACCACACCATCATCGGCAAACCCCATACACTGAGTTAGATCTGTACAATCAAGATCATTCGCGGTGAAAGACGCTGTTCCAGATAGTTGATTGATATCGGCTCGTTCGGCTGCAATCCAAAACGCTAAGATATTACTTTCCTCTTCTGTAAATGCCGAGCCGTTGTCGATATCCGTTATGGTAATGGGTTCATCGGGTTCTGATATCCATACTCCCCAGCGTATATTATCCCTACCACCTACATCTTTTACTTGAATATCACAGGGTTCTAAGCTGGATTCGGCTCCTCCACAAGAGGGAGATGCACTGGTGTAAGCTAAGTAGCTATCGATAACTTGATTGTCCTCGTTGTCTTTCTTGATAATGGCTATGCGCGTTGTTCCATCTTGCTCCTCTTCGTTTTCTACTAAAATTGGTTGGTTATTTTTTGGATCCCATGAACCATTTCCTATGAAGACCTCAAGTTCCGCTTGCGTATACCAGTCTTGATCACTGTAGCTACCATCCGCAAGTTGTTGACTGCCAATTTGTTGATAAAATTTCTGTTCGGTTTCTTCGTTTACTCCAAAGATATCAAGCTCTAATGAGCTTAAGAAAGCCTGAGTTGGATCAGATGTTGCGGTGGCAATTTGTAATCTAAATTCACCTGTAGTGGCGGCGTTGTAGATGTTTATGTGAATAGGGTCTGATGAAACAATACGTCCATTGTTGGTTTCTTCGTAAAGTATTCCAGAAGTAAATTGAAAGATATTATTTAAATCATCCGAATTCGTAACAGTGGTATTGGAGCTCTCGGCAATAGGAATTTCATATTGAAAGTGCCTTGTAACATAGTCGCCATTTGTTCCGCTCTTTTCCAAAATAGAGTAGCGAATTTCAACCGTGGAGCCTTGGGCATAGGTGACTGTTTCAATACTTGCATCTGTCATAGTATTGAAAGATTCTAATTGAGCTTCCATAAGCGGGATTGTTGGCGTCTCGCCGGAGCCAAAAAAATTGAACATTGAGGGTATGGCTACCAACCCTAGTTTTCCACTTTCGCCAAGAGCATATGCTTCGTCACTAATGATGTTTTCAGCGAAAGGGTTCGATGAATTGGAAATATTTACACCTGCATAGGGATTATTAAAATCAAACTCAGAAGACGTTGACGCCTCGATGGTTTCTGCCAACTTTGTATCCACAGCGTCAACGATGACTTGGTCGATGTCTGCTAAAAATTCGTTATCGTTGTCAGAGAGAAGGGAGTCTGTGAAATCGGCATCTTCCTCTTGACCATCCTGCTCTTGGTTTTCTGCAAGTTCGGTGTCGGACTCGTCTGATGATTGTTCAGTTTCGTTTGAGTTTTCCTCTTCATCTCCTTCCACTGGTTTATTCGTTGCGCTATTTAAACCAAATGCAGTGGGCGGTGCCAAAAGTCCTTTTGGTGCTGTGTTGGGAGTCACGCGCGAGTAGTTATAATCCGCACCTAAGCCAAGATCAATACTGCCAGATTCGTTTTCTACGCGAATACCACCTTCATATACTCCAACCACAAAGCTATCATTGGCTTCTTGTTGCACTTCATATGCGGTACCACGGATTCCAATAGAAGCTGCTGGGGTGGATACCTTGTAGGCATCTTTATCCCCTTTTCCTATCGACCCTGTAATGGTGCGGAAACCACCTTTTACTAGTTTAAGGAGAGCTTTGTCAGAGGCAGTGGTTTCGCTTTTAAGCACATATTCCTCAATATCTAGTTCGCTATTTGCTTTAATCGTCATCAAAGCTTTATCAATAAATCGTAACTGCACCGAACTGTTGGGGCCGGTTCGAATAATTTCCCCTCGATATATTTCACTACGACGTTTCAATGCGCGGCTTTCAGTATCGTTTTGTGCAATTACAGTGCCTTTAGCAATGATGACTCTTGCTGCGATATCCGCACTGAATGACGGTATTGAGAGGAATAGACTGAAAAAAATAAATATGAAAACTTTCATAATAAACCTCTCTACATTCTATAAGTGATGCCAAGTTCGGCTTTGAATCGTTGGTAGGTGTTGGCTTCGAGTGAGCTATCTTGATAGCTTGCGCTATAGTCATTGCGGAAACTTAATTTGGACGTAATGTTATATCGCCAACCCAATGTGGAATGTAGGCTGATGTCTTCACGTAACTTGCTGTAAAGAGCTGTGTTGATGGCATCGTATTCACTGGCGGTAATATTGATCATCCAATAGTAGCTACTGCGTTGCGTGTGAAGGGTGGTTTGCTGAACTGAAAATCCCTGATAGCTTTTTCCATTATATTTATTGATAGATTCTTTAGCGTCATCCAAACCAAAAAATGCGCTGATAGTCCAATTACTTTTTTTCGGCGGCGATTGGTACGTAAACTTATATTGCATTTGTTGAATGTCGCCATTGGGGTTATCGTCGTATTCACTCTGTCCTAAATTAAAACCTATCCCATAACTTGCGCCATTAGGCTGTCGCCAACGACCGTTTCCTAAGAAGGAAAGAGTGCTGAGAAATGACTCGGAATCAAGCAAGACACTTTGATATCGACCAGTGAGACGCCAACGAATGGGACCTGTAAAGAAACCGTATGCGCCCTCTGCAATTAATGTATCCAGGTCATATAGAGATGTCTCACTATTGGCTCGTTTATTATAGATAGCGCGAACATCTAAGCTTTGGGTTTTACTAATTGGCCTAAGATAGGCGAAATGAATAAGGGTAGACCAGTAAGCACTTGCGGTTTCTTTTGCATCCTCACTCAATACGATATCTACTGGAAAAATCAATTCTTCTTGAGGTAGTTCATCTTCACTGGTGGCACTGTTGATATTGCTGTCGTATCCACCGGCTAAATCTAACGCAAGCATGAATTCAGGCTCTACTTGACGATAGAGCTCGGCGATCTTGTCTAAAAATGTTTTTACATTATTGCGTACAGGTGCTGGCGGGTTTTGCTTTAGTACTTGTTTGAATTCTGATTCCGAGCGCTTTAAGTTACGCAAATAAAAATGTACTCGGGCCAGTTCTAATCGATATCTAGGGTTATTGGGTTGGTAAAACAGGAGACGTTCGAAGGCAAACAAGGCTTCATCAAAATGCCCTGTTTCTATTGCGGCTAAACCATAATAAAAATCAAAGCTTGGTCGACCCTCTTCATTGTTTCGTATAGAGGATGCCAAAGAATAGGCTTGATCAAACTGTCTAGCGTTTACCAGCAATTCTAGTTGTTTTAATTGCTTTTCAGTTTCCTGAATATCTGGAGTTGAGTCTTGTGCATTTGATGGGTGGGCAACCATCAACATAAAAAACAACGTTAATACTAACGAGGAATTAAACGACATGATAAGTGATGATTTCAGCATATGGATGACCAGGGTTCCTTCCTTCTCAATTGAGTTTAGCAGTGATCATAAAAAACGCAGGCTGGGCTACACTAAATGAAAGGCTTATTTTAGAAGGCGCTATCACGGGGCTAAGAGCGGGATTAGGAATGAAGAAAATCAATTCATTAACACGCGGTAAGATGTTGATTATTCTCAATAAAGTGCCGTTTTTTAAGGAGTTTAGCTCGTTTGAACGTGAGCGCATTGTAGATAATAATGCAGCGTTTTATGTAGCCAATGAAGATGAATTTATTATTGAACAAGGAACCTTGGATACTGCGTTTTATATCCTTATGAGTGGTACTGCTCGGGTTGTGCTTGATGGGCGCAATGAAATCTTAGCAGAAATGCATCCAGGAGAGTTCTTTGGAGAAATTGCCTTTATTCAGAATGTACCCAGAAGCAGTCACGTTATCGCAAATGAAACATGTATTATGTTGAAAGTGGACCGTAGGTTATTAGGTGCTTTGAATTCGGATATAAGAGAGAAATTTAAAGATCAGATTATATATAAGCTGGCTAATATGATTACAAAGAATAATGAGGCGCCAAAGGAGACCCCGAGTCAGAATCGACCAAACCAAGCTCCTTTTCAGGAAACTTGATTCAAATCAGGTTTTAAAGCAGCTTCTTGTTCTTGACCTGCCCTTATTGATACACGTCAATTTTAATTCTCAGACCACTGCTATGTTTAAGTCATGACTTAACATGATTCAGGCGCACAGCCTAAGTGAGGTGGCAAATGTACATAGATGAATATGTAATCGCGGGACTAATCATCGTGGGTTTAACTATCGCATTTTTCGGTGGTTTCTACCGTGCGATTAAGAATGACATCAAAAAACATGGTGATGGTAGCGAGCAATCTCATACTTAAACATTGAATTCGATAGTTCGCAGATTTGAGAAATGCTACGAATTATGTAACCGAGTTACTCCGGTAACAACCCCTCTGATATAGCAGAGTAGTGCTATTATTTGCCGACCTTAAGTTTAAGGTCGGCTTTTTTGTTTATGCAGTCATTGAATCAGCAATAGCTTTTCCGCAGCAGTGGCCACTTGCCCATGCCCACTGGAAATTAAAGCCGCCTAAGTGCCCGGTCACATCCAGAACTTCTCCGATGAAATACAAGCCTTTTACTGATTTAGCTTCAAAGGTTTTGCTACTCACTTCATCAGTGTCGACTCCGCCCAGGGTGACTTCTGCTTTTTTATAGCCTTCAGTGCCGCTGGGAATAAACTGCCAGTTTTGGAAACGCTCTGCTATGGACGTCAAGTCTTTGTGCTTGTACTGCTGTAAAGGTTTGGACAAATCAAAATCTTGGCAAAAGGCTTCGATCAGCCGTTCAGGAAAGTGCTGCCTAAGAACCGTATTGAGTTGCTTGTTGGGCTGGTTCTGTTGAGCATCTTTAAAAAACTGCGCCAGATCGATATCCGGAAGCATGCACACGGTGACGCTTTGACCAGGTTTCCAGTAGCTACTAATTTGCAGTATGGCTGGGCCAGATAGCCCTTTGTGAGTAAATAAAATGTTTTCACGAAAACTCATATCGCGACAACTCACCATAGCATCAATTGCAACCCCGCTCAGATTTTTGAGTGGAGCTAGGTCCCGTGCATCTAGTGTAAAAGGTACCAAACCTGGTCGTGTTTCTGTGATGTTTAATCCAAACTTTTTTGCCAACTTATGGCCAAAATCGGTGGCACCCATAGTAGGGAAACTCATAGCTCCAGAGGCGACAACGAGGGCGTGACATTCAATAACGCCTTGGTTGGTATTAAGTATAAAACCATTTTCTTGTTGGCTTACGGTTTCCATAGTGCAATTCAATCGGATCGTTACCCCTAGTTCATCGCAACGGTTAAGCAGCATATCCAGAATAGCTTGGCTTTTATTGTCACTAAATAATTGGCCGAGCTTTTTCTCGTGCCAAGGCAAACCGACGCGATCAACTTCTGCAATGAAATCCCATTGCGTGTAGCGCTTTAAAGCGGATTTACAGAAGTGAGGGTTCTGGCTTAAATAGTTGCTAGGTTCGGTATACATATTGGTGAAATTACAACGACCACCACCACTGATCAGGATTTTTTTACCTGCTTTATTAGCGTGATCAATCACCAAAACATCGACGCCGGATTCGGCAGCACTAATTGCGCACATAAGACCTGCGGCGCCGGCACCAATGATTACTGCATGATTGTTAGACATAGTTGTCCTGAATAGATGTTCCATTGCATGGAATTTTAACAGAAAACAGTTTGTTCCTGCTGTGTATTACAAACTATAACAAAATGGCTGGAAAGTTGACCACTTGGACCATTTTATTTTGGTATATTCTGTGCGTCAGAAGTATGCAGATTATTTAAGGTTTGATAAAAATGCGTTGTCCTTTTTGTCGGGAAAATGTTGTTGGCAAAAAAAGTATTGTGATATTGGCAGGTGAGGGGCCAGCACACAAACATTGCTATGAAAGTCACACATATCAAAGTCGTCAATTTGATAATATTGATTTACAGAAATTAGATGATACCAAGCTATTTGAGCTTAAAGACCTTGTACTTATGGAGATAAATAGCCGACAAGAACAGGAGCCCGAAATTGAGTTGTTCGCCTAGCCGCCATTAGTCTGTTTTTAAAAGCTATCAAGAACGTCTCTTATACCCGTGTCTGATTGAAAAACTTGGTTATATCTCACCACAAAGTTCTTATCAATGATCGCAAAGCTGGACATACTAGCAGACAGATTATTTTGTAGCTCGCTATCAATATCAGCTAAGACTTGGCTCGATTGGTAACCACTGGCAATCTGGGTTTCACGACTCATTGCTTGTGATGACGACACATAATCTACGAATACAAAAGTCACATTTGGATAATCTTCGGCCAGATGGTTTTTGATATGCTGCATATGACTGTCGCAAACTGGGCACCACATTGTGAAGTAAAATGCGACGGCATCAGCTTCGCTCAGGGCTTGACTGAGTTGCCACTTATTCAAGTTATTATCTATTAGTGCGATGTCTTCTAACACTGTGCCTTGCAAGCCTTGTCTATTTTGTTCGCCTTGGATTGGGTCATTGCTAGGTGTGAGGTCTTCCATGCAAGCGGTGCTTGCGATCAAGAATAGTAGTAATACGCATCGAAATGTGAACTTAGAAAACATAGCTTGCTCCTATGTTAACGATTTGGGTTTTTGAGTAGTTACTGCCTGCTTGCGCTTCGGAGAAACTGGTTTTCACTAGCCAATCACGACTTGTGCTGTTCCAGACAAGGCTTGCTGATAATCGACTTTCACTAAAACCTGTATCACTTATGCGTTGGTTGTTTATTTGTGTATCCCGTTCTTTCATTTCGGCGTGAGTGATCGTTAAACTGAGCATGCTATAGTCGGGCAAGAACCATGTATAGCCACCGCCTAAACTCCAGCTATTAGTAGCGCCTAGTTGTTTATTGTAGGGATCAACAGGATTGCTGTATTCTTGGTTCACTGGACGTTCAACATGATAGCCATGTGTGTACTGGTAGCTTAGGGTCCAAGGATAAATGGTTTTTTCTATGATTGTGCTTATGTCCCAACGATAGAAGCCGCGACCGGTAATATCAAAATTGGATTCAACATCATCGCTATGTTGGCTATAACCTGTGGGAAGCGTTAATTGGCTGCCAAAATAAATACTGGGTTTGAGACTTTGCCATCCTGTTATTTTATAAACACAGGTAACCCTCTCGAACGCCTCATACCAAATACCAAACTGTACATCCCCAAGGCCTGTCTGCTGCTCTGTGGAATCACCGTACTCACTTTTGTTAACGGTTAATGGGATATAAACATTCGCCTGCCATTGTTCTGCTAAGCGCATGGCATATGATGTATTTAGTGTTTGCTGAGTTAATGTTGTATTAGCCGGATCTTGTTTTTTATTGCCCGTAGCATCCCAAAATCCATCGTAGTGAACATAGCCAGTGCTAATATCTAGCATATGGTTTTCAAATTTTGGCAAAATAATGCTATTACCAGCGCCACCCCCACAGCAAGAGGCGGCTTGAGTAGCTATAGATAAAAAGAGAGCACACCCCGAAAATGCTAGGGCGGCTGCGTGAGAAAAAGTGACTGGCATATTTAAGTAAAAGACCGTTAGTGGTTTGGGTGCATCATGCTGTCGTCAACAGCACCATCAAAGGTGAAAGTAACAGTTGTTTCTGGGTTACTCGAATCGCCATTGTCTTTTTGATCGTTGTTTACACTTAAACGGACGTTAATAATATCGGTTTCATCACCCGCTAAACCTAGGTTCATTCCTTTATAAACACCTTTATTTTCCACGTCCGCCATCGCAGTCTTCCAATTCGTTTCGTTGTCACAGGACTCTATACACATTTCAACCACGACACTGGCTATATCTAATTCATACATGCTATCGGCATTAAGCACATTGCCTTCGGCAACGGCTTGGTAGTCCATCATGGATTCTCTAGCGGCCACATAAACTTCGAAGTTATTCATACCCATGGCTTCATGGATATGACGACCGCGATTATAGACATAATAATTTCGGCTTACGGTGCCACCGTTCATACTCATAATTTGGTCGTTGGCACCACCTCTTAGTTGTTTTACATCACCTGAGTTCATCTCTACCGTGATCGGGAAGGTCTGCATTTGACCGTCATAGGTTACATCAATATACCAATCCCCCATTGGGTCTCCGCTTGGCATATTAGATGGCATTAAGAAATAAGCGGTGGCGGTATAAGAGCCGTTCTCATCTAAGGTGCCAGTAGTTGATTCAAACGGCGTACCATGTTCCACACTGTTGGTCATAATCATGAGTGGTGATACTTGTATTTGCTCGTTTGGCAAAGCTGTACCATCTGTAAGTTCGACCGATACCGTCACCTCGGCCACACCATTCTCGACTGTTCCAAGTTCAAGTTCGAATGAATAGGGATTGCCCTCATCGTCAGAGCCGCATCCTGTTAGCGAAAGAAATGCCGCCACCATTAAACCGATTAATCCTGTTTTTGTATTCATCGCTATATCCCCTGTCAATAATGGGGAAATTTTACTGCGTCAGAGGCTCAGGTCACTGTGACATATTGTCGCACCTAAGATAGATCCGGGTCTTAAACCAAGTTATGGTCATTGCAGGCTTGTAAGCGTTAACTTTTGCTATTTATTATCAGACTGAGTTCGCTAAATCACACTTAGGAAGTATTTCTGACTAATGTTTTCGTATTAAGCTGTGTTGCTACTTAATAATAACAATCCATGAGGTCTTCTAATGCGCATCTTATTGTGTGCGATCATATTTTGCTTATCGTTCTCAGCATACTCCAATGAGTATTTGTTACGTCACATCGTTGCAACAAGCCAGGCTATGTCCTCGCTTTATATGAAGGGGTTGAGTCAAGGTAGTAACCGATACGAAAAAGACTTCGTGCAATATAGGCAGAATGCACAGGCGAATTTACAAATGTTGCAGCAAGAAGACAATAAACTTTTTCAAGATCTCAGTGAGCGCTGGCAGTTATTTTCAGACAAATTAGCGCTGACTTATTCGGAAGAGTATGGCTGGGATATTGACTCTGCTATTCGTCGTGATTTTCGTGGATATTTATCAAATACTTACGAAATTGCTCGGGAAAGAGCACAAACTTTTGATTCTGAAATACTTAAGCGTTTGTACGCTAGCGTACAAGTTGAAGCCATGGTAGCTCGTTTCCTTGACATTGCTAGTACTTATAACGGCACTTTTAGTCTCTCTTTGAGTGATGCCGAGAAACTCGATATTCAGCAAGCGAACGAAATCTTCAAATCCACCTTAGAAGAATTGAAGGGACAGTCTAGTGCAGAAAAAAATATGCAGACGGCAGCGCGCAAGTGGGAATTCGTTGAAAAAAATGTCATAGGCGAAGCCAGTCAAGGAGCATTCTTTCTGGTCTATGCAACCAAAACGCGTATCACTAATATTCTTATTCCTTCGCTCAATACGACCGTCAGTAGCGACTTTTAGCGCCATGTTGGCTGGTTGATTTGGCCATCTAGACTTATTGAGACAGAAAGATAAATAGAAGGGATAATCGGTCTATTTTATTTTCCTAAGGCTGCTTTATGATAAGCGGCCAATACTCTATAAGAAAAATAAAAAGGAGATTAATATGAAGGGAACCATGCGGTACATACTGCTTATCCCCGTCCTCCTGTTCTCGCTCAATGCGTTTTCGCTCTCCCCGCTTAATCAGCATACGCTTGCAGTTGGGCAAGGCATGTCGGCCTTTTATATGTTCAGCTTGAGCGAAGGTGACCAGAGATACCAGCAGCAGTATCAACAACACTTTCAAGCGGCTAGTGAGTATTTAGATGAGCTCACTGAGTTTGATACCATGCTCGCTGGCGAGTTACGTCCATTATGGCAGGATTTAAAAGGAAAACTGAAATACGAGGTTATCCCGGGGGCTGGATATACCATGTCGACGCGGACACGCGTCGAGTTTCGCGATTATTTGACACTGCTCTATACCAAGGTCCATCAACAGGTATCCAGCGAGAGCCAACTGCATAATGAGCTGTATCTGATGGCGATTGATGTGGAAATGATGACGGCTCGTTTTTTTGATATCTCCAGCTCGGAGTATGGTGTGATGGGGTTGTCTGCGAGTCAGCGCGCAATTGATCCTTTGCGTATGGCGAATGCATTTAATCGCCAGTTACGAAAACTAGAAAAGATGGGCATCCCTCGGAATTTGAAGCGCCAATTAGAACGAGTGGAAACCAAATGGCGCTTTATTGAGGATAGCGTCGTCAATTATAAAGATGAAGCTGCTTTTCTGACGGTATTCTTTAACAAGAAGCAGATTGGCAAAATTCTAACGGAGAGCACTGACCTCATTGCAGCTACCTAGCGGATTTTAGAGAGGAACACCTGAGATTCTCTAAGTGATTGAAAAAAGTAGACAATTTAGGCTTGACAGGCTGCTCTCAAATGGCAATAATGCGCGCCGCTTTTGGCTACATAGCTCAGTTGGTTAGAGCACATCACTCATAATGATGGGGTCCCAGGTTCGAATCCCGGTGTAGCCACCAACGAATTTAAGAAACCGCTAATTCCTTCGGAGCTAGCGGTTTTTTGCTTTATGGGACTGTGTCCCAGGTTCACTGTTTGGGTATCTGGCGGTGTAGCCACCAATGAATATTAAAACCCAGACTTCGCAAGAGATCTGGGTTTTTTCGTTATGGGACTGTGTCCCAGGTTCACTGTTTGGGTATCTGGCGGTGTAGCCACCAACGAATATTAAAACCCAGACTTCGCAAGAGATCTGGGTTTTTTCGTTCTGGGACAGGCCTGCCCCTATAGAGTCATAGGGTAGATTTAGTGTCCATCACCCAAACGGATATCTAGGTAAATTTCGTTAATTCACAAGCATTTAGACGTTTTTGATCATGGTTCTC from Bermanella marisrubri carries:
- a CDS encoding FecR family protein, giving the protein MKVFIFIFFSLFLSIPSFSADIAARVIIAKGTVIAQNDTESRALKRRSEIYRGEIIRTGPNSSVQLRFIDKALMTIKANSELDIEEYVLKSETTASDKALLKLVKGGFRTITGSIGKGDKDAYKVSTPAASIGIRGTAYEVQQEANDSFVVGVYEGGIRVENESGSIDLGLGADYNYSRVTPNTAPKGLLAPPTAFGLNSATNKPVEGDEEENSNETEQSSDESDTELAENQEQDGQEEDADFTDSLLSDNDNEFLADIDQVIVDAVDTKLAETIEASTSSEFDFNNPYAGVNISNSSNPFAENIISDEAYALGESGKLGLVAIPSMFNFFGSGETPTIPLMEAQLESFNTMTDASIETVTYAQGSTVEIRYSILEKSGTNGDYVTRHFQYEIPIAESSNTTVTNSDDLNNIFQFTSGILYEETNNGRIVSSDPIHINIYNAATTGEFRLQIATATSDPTQAFLSSLELDIFGVNEETEQKFYQQIGSQQLADGSYSDQDWYTQAELEVFIGNGSWDPKNNQPILVENEEEQDGTTRIAIIKKDNEDNQVIDSYLAYTSASPSCGGAESSLEPCDIQVKDVGGRDNIRWGVWISEPDEPITITDIDNGSAFTEEESNILAFWIAAERADINQLSGTASFTANDLDCTDLTQCMGFADDGVVTSLSGNFSVDFNNSRISQGSINLDVSDSVNGSIVSQWDVSFQNAQIKGADFHTNQIQGSVKDSAGTEISSHIVGNIGGIFVKPGDKAVGGYNFGALDTEGIHKHATGVFQLDKQ
- a CDS encoding tetratricopeptide repeat protein — its product is MLKSSLIMSFNSSLVLTLFFMLMVAHPSNAQDSTPDIQETEKQLKQLELLVNARQFDQAYSLASSIRNNEEGRPSFDFYYGLAAIETGHFDEALFAFERLLFYQPNNPRYRLELARVHFYLRNLKRSESEFKQVLKQNPPAPVRNNVKTFLDKIAELYRQVEPEFMLALDLAGGYDSNINSATSEDELPQEELIFPVDIVLSEDAKETASAYWSTLIHFAYLRPISKTQSLDVRAIYNKRANSETSLYDLDTLIAEGAYGFFTGPIRWRLTGRYQSVLLDSESFLSTLSFLGNGRWRQPNGASYGIGFNLGQSEYDDNPNGDIQQMQYKFTYQSPPKKSNWTISAFFGLDDAKESINKYNGKSYQGFSVQQTTLHTQRSSYYWMINITASEYDAINTALYSKLREDISLHSTLGWRYNITSKLSFRNDYSASYQDSSLEANTYQRFKAELGITYRM
- a CDS encoding cyclic nucleotide-binding domain-containing protein, producing the protein MIIKNAGWATLNERLILEGAITGLRAGLGMKKINSLTRGKMLIILNKVPFFKEFSSFERERIVDNNAAFYVANEDEFIIEQGTLDTAFYILMSGTARVVLDGRNEILAEMHPGEFFGEIAFIQNVPRSSHVIANETCIMLKVDRRLLGALNSDIREKFKDQIIYKLANMITKNNEAPKETPSQNRPNQAPFQET
- the ccoM gene encoding cytochrome c oxidase subunit CcoM, whose product is MYIDEYVIAGLIIVGLTIAFFGGFYRAIKNDIKKHGDGSEQSHT
- a CDS encoding NAD(P)/FAD-dependent oxidoreductase, giving the protein MSNNHAVIIGAGAAGLMCAISAAESGVDVLVIDHANKAGKKILISGGGRCNFTNMYTEPSNYLSQNPHFCKSALKRYTQWDFIAEVDRVGLPWHEKKLGQLFSDNKSQAILDMLLNRCDELGVTIRLNCTMETVSQQENGFILNTNQGVIECHALVVASGAMSFPTMGATDFGHKLAKKFGLNITETRPGLVPFTLDARDLAPLKNLSGVAIDAMVSCRDMSFRENILFTHKGLSGPAILQISSYWKPGQSVTVCMLPDIDLAQFFKDAQQNQPNKQLNTVLRQHFPERLIEAFCQDFDLSKPLQQYKHKDLTSIAERFQNWQFIPSGTEGYKKAEVTLGGVDTDEVSSKTFEAKSVKGLYFIGEVLDVTGHLGGFNFQWAWASGHCCGKAIADSMTA
- a CDS encoding TlpA family protein disulfide reductase, translating into MFSKFTFRCVLLLFLIASTACMEDLTPSNDPIQGEQNRQGLQGTVLEDIALIDNNLNKWQLSQALSEADAVAFYFTMWCPVCDSHMQHIKNHLAEDYPNVTFVFVDYVSSSQAMSRETQIASGYQSSQVLADIDSELQNNLSASMSSFAIIDKNFVVRYNQVFQSDTGIRDVLDSF